The following coding sequences lie in one Novipirellula aureliae genomic window:
- the cmk gene encoding (d)CMP kinase, with translation MIVAIDGPAGAGKSSIARQTADAMGFEFLDTGALYRAATLAVIRAQIDFQDVEAMVNLTSGLRIDWDGTRVLLDGEDVSNEIRSPTVTDAIRYLADQPLIRKQLSALQRRIADGRNVVTEGRDQGAEVFPEAECKIFLTASPEERARRRCEQLRKDGRHLTHAEVLAAQNKRDREDQTREVGRLRAADDAIVLDTDGMTPGEVLEVVLTTVREKKT, from the coding sequence GTGATTGTAGCAATTGATGGTCCCGCTGGCGCTGGCAAGAGCAGCATCGCGCGTCAAACCGCTGATGCGATGGGTTTTGAGTTCCTCGATACCGGCGCCCTCTATCGCGCGGCGACTTTAGCCGTAATCCGTGCTCAAATCGATTTTCAGGATGTGGAGGCGATGGTTAACTTGACCAGCGGTTTGCGGATCGATTGGGATGGTACGCGTGTTCTGTTGGATGGTGAGGATGTTTCGAATGAAATTCGTTCGCCAACCGTGACCGATGCGATCCGTTACCTAGCCGACCAACCGCTCATTCGCAAGCAGTTGTCCGCATTGCAGCGTCGAATTGCCGATGGACGCAATGTCGTCACCGAAGGACGCGATCAAGGAGCCGAGGTCTTTCCCGAAGCCGAATGCAAGATTTTTTTAACCGCCTCCCCCGAAGAACGAGCAAGGCGACGCTGCGAGCAATTACGGAAAGATGGCCGGCACTTGACCCATGCCGAAGTGCTCGCCGCCCAGAATAAGCGGGACCGCGAGGATCAAACGCGAGAAGTGGGACGATTGAGAGCGGCTGACGATGCCATCGTACTCGATACCGATGGAATGACGCCCGGCGAAGTTCTCGAGGTCGTCCTCACAACCGTTCGCGAAAA